A single genomic interval of uncultured Pseudodesulfovibrio sp. harbors:
- a CDS encoding GTP-binding protein — translation MSIALKTLLPPALTHDPALVATELPRALMTRANFIPGVRHRLGWRGVRDCAKGKGGLTVKITGMAGVYGLEFLTNNQNGGTGRASFYISYFPAPDEELVESFSVQAGIAAQADDYLDRVREFTLHHDLRALFSIAVLDAYFMPESQGIALSLSAPELDTIMAMDGVTVETPNGPVQAVAPGNADQNLPAWDTALPLFNALAASASYCLGMPPQSLTRHTEPGSRRFYGDMVELHARLAPDLRSTRLGLSWDTTVPDDPNFTTPDISWAAPNPLPAEYADAPWTTADLPGAANSLDKRTMGITDRPRLIVLTGFLGSGKTTFLARFIEEQAAKNGFVAVVQNEIGQKGLDGKLLGQSYAVTEVDEGCVCCTLAGSLRSALSGIMSEFQPDFVVLETTGLANPANLLTEIADLDDLLDFASVTTLLDASCAPRALVDYEVARSQVRLADILLLNKTDLADEKELHDLEARIRELNPTADLHRVVNGDIPAATLYGVNFRKSLNRPAPHLAPMGMHATHGDDDIQSALITLDTPLDRETFRRGVAGLPDQVLRAKGVVQFSDTSEPEIFQYVPGSHALTPADEHTEERFLVIIGREAPSVARDFRSAIGI, via the coding sequence ATGTCCATAGCCCTCAAAACCCTGCTGCCCCCGGCTCTGACGCACGACCCCGCACTGGTCGCAACCGAGCTGCCCCGCGCCCTGATGACGCGAGCCAACTTCATCCCCGGCGTCCGCCACCGCCTCGGCTGGCGCGGCGTGCGCGACTGCGCCAAGGGCAAGGGCGGGCTGACCGTGAAAATCACGGGCATGGCAGGCGTGTACGGACTGGAATTCCTGACCAACAATCAGAACGGCGGCACAGGACGGGCCTCGTTCTATATTTCCTATTTCCCGGCTCCCGACGAGGAGCTGGTCGAATCCTTCAGCGTACAGGCGGGCATTGCGGCACAGGCCGACGACTATCTGGACCGGGTGCGGGAATTCACCCTGCACCACGACCTGCGCGCCCTGTTCTCCATTGCCGTGCTCGACGCGTATTTCATGCCCGAATCGCAGGGTATCGCCCTTTCGCTGTCGGCCCCGGAACTGGACACCATCATGGCCATGGACGGCGTGACCGTGGAAACCCCCAACGGCCCGGTACAGGCCGTGGCTCCGGGCAATGCGGACCAGAATCTCCCGGCATGGGACACGGCCCTTCCCCTGTTCAACGCACTGGCTGCCTCGGCATCCTACTGCCTCGGCATGCCCCCGCAGTCCCTAACCCGGCACACGGAACCGGGCTCGCGCCGCTTCTACGGCGATATGGTTGAACTCCACGCCAGACTCGCCCCGGACCTGCGAAGCACCCGCCTCGGGCTGAGCTGGGACACAACGGTCCCGGACGACCCGAATTTCACTACACCGGACATTTCATGGGCCGCTCCGAACCCGCTGCCAGCCGAATATGCAGACGCCCCGTGGACCACGGCAGACCTTCCGGGCGCGGCAAACAGCCTCGACAAACGCACCATGGGCATCACGGACCGCCCGCGGCTCATCGTTCTCACGGGGTTTCTCGGCTCGGGCAAGACCACCTTCCTTGCCCGATTCATCGAGGAACAGGCCGCCAAAAACGGCTTTGTGGCCGTTGTCCAGAACGAGATCGGACAAAAGGGCCTCGACGGGAAGCTGCTCGGCCAGAGCTACGCCGTGACCGAGGTGGACGAGGGATGCGTGTGCTGCACCCTCGCGGGCAGCCTGCGCTCGGCGCTTTCCGGCATCATGTCGGAATTCCAGCCAGATTTCGTGGTCCTGGAAACCACAGGGCTTGCCAATCCCGCCAACCTGCTCACGGAAATAGCGGACCTCGACGACCTGCTCGACTTCGCCTCGGTGACCACCCTCTTGGATGCCTCCTGCGCCCCCCGCGCCCTTGTCGACTATGAGGTCGCCCGCAGTCAGGTGCGCCTTGCCGACATCCTCCTGCTCAACAAGACCGACCTTGCCGATGAAAAGGAACTTCACGACCTCGAAGCCCGCATCCGGGAACTCAATCCCACGGCGGACCTGCACCGTGTGGTCAATGGCGATATCCCGGCAGCCACGCTCTACGGCGTGAACTTCCGCAAATCCCTCAACCGTCCGGCCCCGCATCTGGCCCCCATGGGCATGCACGCCACCCATGGAGATGACGACATCCAGAGCGCGCTTATCACGCTGGATACCCCGCTTGACCGCGAGACGTTCCGGCGCGGCGTGGCAGGACTGCCGGATCAGGTGCTCCGCGCCAAGGGTGTGGTTCAGTTCAGCGACACCAGCGAACCCGAAATATTCCAATACGTACCGGGGTCACACGCACTGACTCCCGCCGATGAACACACCGAGGAACGCTTTCTCGTCATCATTGGCCGGGAAGCCCCGAGTGTTGCGCGGGATTTCCGTTCGGCCATCGGCATTTAA
- a CDS encoding PAS domain-containing sensor histidine kinase: MNFIIIISITLQLTAALLALRLIPETGHRISWSLISLSLAGMVYRRIHTLTQAINGTTQPDMAFELIGLAVSAIVLVGIILIRPIFRQLREANEELVASEKRFRTVADFTHDWEYWRGQDGRFLYMSPSCERITGYSRDQFFNDPELMERIIHQEDRDTVTAHLALERRKGETATLDFRIIAKDGSTHWIAHRCMPVVDENGDFAGTRANNRNIDCRKNAEAMLRQSRRLYRNLVEQSHSIILELNMSGEILFINRFGQDFYGYSEQELAGRQAVGLLLPEEDSEGRDMRTKLSELDRDETGCFLCEAEVLRKNGSKAYQSLATSLVRNREGFPEGILCAGVDITARKAAEKLREDVERIVRHDLKSPLMGIIGLPRLLRKDENLTEKQREMLSVMEGAGMQMMDLINQSLTLYKLESGTYRYRPADTDWLEIIQRATRDLLSQRSGDQSVEITLDGSPADDDTQLVIPGDPTLLYGMVANLLKNALESSDNKPIRVDLTGDDPCTMEIRNALAVPEEIRNTFFEKYTTSGKGNGTGLGTYSARLAVKAHGGEITMRTNTDTGTVIRVELPKTFATA, translated from the coding sequence ATGAATTTCATCATCATTATCTCAATCACCCTGCAACTGACCGCCGCCCTTCTTGCCCTTCGCCTCATCCCTGAAACTGGCCACCGCATTTCGTGGAGCCTCATCTCCCTCAGTCTGGCCGGAATGGTCTATCGGCGTATCCACACCCTGACACAGGCCATAAACGGCACGACACAGCCGGACATGGCGTTTGAGCTGATCGGCCTCGCGGTCTCCGCCATCGTCCTGGTGGGCATCATCCTGATTCGTCCCATATTCCGGCAGCTCAGAGAGGCCAATGAGGAACTGGTCGCCAGCGAAAAGCGGTTCCGAACCGTGGCCGACTTCACGCACGACTGGGAATACTGGCGCGGGCAGGACGGCAGATTTCTGTACATGTCCCCCTCATGCGAGCGCATCACCGGATATAGCCGTGACCAATTTTTCAATGATCCCGAACTCATGGAACGGATCATACACCAGGAAGACAGGGACACCGTCACCGCGCACCTGGCCCTTGAGCGGCGCAAAGGTGAAACGGCCACTCTCGATTTTCGCATCATCGCAAAAGACGGCTCCACGCACTGGATCGCGCATCGGTGCATGCCGGTGGTGGATGAAAACGGCGATTTCGCCGGAACCCGCGCCAACAACCGGAACATCGACTGCCGCAAGAACGCCGAAGCCATGCTCAGGCAAAGCCGCAGGCTCTACCGCAATCTGGTGGAACAGTCCCATTCCATCATCCTCGAACTGAACATGTCCGGGGAGATCCTGTTCATCAACCGTTTCGGACAGGACTTTTACGGCTACAGCGAACAGGAACTCGCAGGCAGACAGGCCGTAGGCCTCCTGCTCCCGGAAGAGGACAGCGAAGGCCGGGATATGCGTACCAAACTGTCCGAACTCGACAGGGACGAAACGGGCTGTTTCCTCTGCGAGGCCGAAGTGCTTCGCAAGAACGGCAGCAAGGCATACCAGTCGCTGGCCACATCCCTTGTCAGGAACCGCGAAGGCTTTCCAGAAGGCATCCTCTGCGCCGGGGTGGATATCACGGCGCGAAAGGCTGCGGAAAAGCTGCGTGAGGACGTGGAACGCATCGTCCGGCACGACCTGAAATCCCCGCTCATGGGCATCATCGGCCTGCCGCGCCTGCTGCGAAAAGATGAGAACCTGACCGAAAAACAGCGGGAAATGCTCTCGGTCATGGAAGGGGCGGGAATGCAGATGATGGACCTCATCAACCAATCCCTCACCCTGTACAAACTGGAATCCGGCACCTACCGCTACCGCCCTGCCGACACCGACTGGCTGGAAATCATCCAGCGGGCAACCAGAGACCTCCTGTCACAACGGTCAGGCGACCAGTCCGTTGAAATAACATTGGACGGCTCGCCTGCCGACGATGATACACAACTCGTCATACCGGGAGACCCGACCCTGCTCTACGGCATGGTCGCCAACCTCCTGAAAAACGCGCTGGAATCTTCGGACAACAAGCCGATACGGGTGGACCTGACCGGCGACGATCCCTGCACCATGGAAATCCGCAACGCCCTTGCCGTGCCCGAAGAAATCCGCAACACGTTCTTTGAAAAGTACACAACCAGCGGCAAGGGCAACGGAACCGGGCTTGGCACCTACAGCGCACGCCTCGCGGTCAAGGCCCACGGTGGTGAAATAACCATGCGGACCAATACGGACACGGGTACGGTCATCCGGGTCGAACTGCCGAAAACGTTCGCCACGGCCTGA
- a CDS encoding Crp/Fnr family transcriptional regulator, whose protein sequence is MEKTELLEIVSDFSLFSRLGKDQLDRLVKHATVSRLPKRALFFSESSSRQGLHVLLSGQVKLFKVSDDGKEQTIFVFGPGEPFCLCSVFSDGRLPASLAALEDSEVLFISPAEYESMVREDPAILLNMMRVMSRRLKEAMDMIDSLSLKQVPSRLAAYFLSRERDGMVLLDLSYRELSKIIGITPEALSRALKKMGEDGLIRVDRSEVRIVDSGRLEEVRDGRL, encoded by the coding sequence ATGGAAAAAACAGAACTGCTTGAAATTGTGTCGGATTTTTCGCTTTTTTCCCGGCTTGGGAAAGATCAGCTTGACCGCCTTGTGAAGCATGCGACGGTATCGCGCCTGCCCAAGCGGGCGCTTTTCTTCAGCGAGTCGTCGTCGCGTCAGGGACTGCACGTACTGCTTTCAGGTCAGGTGAAGTTGTTCAAGGTGTCGGACGACGGCAAGGAGCAGACCATTTTCGTGTTCGGTCCGGGAGAGCCTTTCTGCCTGTGTTCGGTCTTTTCCGACGGCAGGCTGCCCGCCAGTCTGGCCGCCCTTGAGGACAGCGAAGTGCTGTTCATCAGCCCTGCCGAGTATGAGAGCATGGTGCGCGAGGACCCGGCGATCCTGCTGAACATGATGCGGGTCATGTCTCGGCGGCTCAAGGAAGCCATGGACATGATCGATTCCCTGTCCCTCAAACAGGTGCCCTCGCGGCTGGCAGCGTATTTCCTCAGTCGGGAACGGGACGGCATGGTTCTGCTGGACCTTTCTTATCGCGAACTGTCCAAGATCATCGGCATCACGCCCGAAGCCCTTTCCCGCGCCTTGAAAAAGATGGGGGAGGACGGGTTGATCCGCGTGGACAGGAGCGAGGTCCGCATCGTCGACAGCGGACGGCTGGAGGAAGTACGGGACGGACGACTTTAG
- a CDS encoding bile acid:sodium symporter, which translates to MWRYLQQITKNLTIAIPVMMAAGFIYGVSSDTAMLKSLIVPFTFLMVYPMMVTLKVKKIFEGGDGKAQILTQLINFGIIPFLAFGFGTFFFHDKPYMALGLLLAGLVPTSGMTISWTGFAKGNMSAAIKMTVIGLICGSLATPFFIKALMGTTIEISLTAVLKQIFFIVFLPMTLGYTTQRFLIKRYGQNDFQKLIAPKFPMLSTLGVLGIVFVALALKAKTIAATPEVLLNILIPLIILYGINFTLSTMVGRCLLPRGDAIALVYGSVMRNLSIALAIAINAFGPQGSDAALVIAMAYIIQVQSAAWYVKFTSKIFGVPKDILGQPLQGKA; encoded by the coding sequence ATGTGGAGATATCTTCAGCAAATCACGAAAAACCTGACCATTGCCATCCCCGTGATGATGGCCGCAGGATTCATCTACGGGGTGTCGAGCGATACCGCCATGCTCAAAAGCCTGATCGTGCCGTTCACCTTTCTCATGGTTTATCCCATGATGGTCACGCTCAAAGTCAAAAAAATCTTCGAGGGAGGTGACGGCAAGGCACAGATACTGACCCAGCTCATCAACTTCGGAATCATTCCCTTTCTGGCCTTCGGGTTCGGCACGTTCTTCTTTCACGACAAGCCGTACATGGCCCTCGGCCTGCTGCTGGCAGGATTGGTTCCCACCAGCGGCATGACCATCTCATGGACCGGATTCGCCAAGGGCAACATGTCCGCCGCCATCAAGATGACGGTCATCGGCCTGATCTGCGGCTCACTGGCGACCCCGTTCTTCATCAAGGCGCTCATGGGGACCACCATCGAGATCAGCCTCACCGCCGTGCTCAAGCAAATATTCTTCATCGTGTTCCTGCCCATGACCCTCGGCTACACAACGCAACGGTTCCTGATCAAACGATACGGACAGAACGACTTCCAGAAGCTCATCGCACCGAAATTTCCCATGCTCTCGACCCTTGGCGTTCTCGGCATCGTGTTCGTGGCGCTGGCACTCAAGGCGAAGACCATAGCCGCCACGCCGGAGGTGCTGCTCAACATCCTGATTCCGCTCATCATCCTGTACGGAATCAACTTCACCCTGAGCACCATGGTGGGCCGATGCCTCCTGCCGCGAGGCGACGCCATCGCCCTTGTTTACGGCTCTGTCATGCGAAACCTGTCCATCGCCCTTGCCATCGCCATCAACGCCTTCGGACCGCAGGGTTCGGACGCGGCGCTGGTCATTGCCATGGCCTACATCATTCAGGTTCAGTCGGCGGCGTGGTACGTCAAATTCACCTCGAAAATATTCGGTGTTCCCAAGGATATCCTCGGACAACCTCTTCAGGGGAAAGCCTGA
- a CDS encoding M15 family metallopeptidase, whose translation MISRNSFHLPVSLLVIAILLLAPAYSAAEKLPDGFAYVSETVPGAVLEVRYYGDNNFVGQRVDGYLAPRVILTTEAATALAQVESQLAVFGLGIKVFDGYRPQQAVDHFVRWGKALNDTKMKAQFYPDVDKKNLFRDGYIAEKSGHSRGSTVDLTIIDLTTGAELDMGTPFDFFGPKSWPSNKDMPAHVRANRALLQNAMLRNGFKPLTEEWWHFTLRDEPYPDTYFNFPVR comes from the coding sequence ATGATATCCAGAAACAGCTTCCATCTGCCGGTTTCCCTGCTCGTCATCGCAATCCTGCTGCTCGCACCCGCGTATTCCGCTGCCGAAAAACTGCCCGACGGCTTTGCCTATGTCAGCGAAACCGTTCCCGGTGCGGTGCTTGAGGTACGCTACTACGGAGACAACAACTTCGTGGGACAACGGGTGGACGGCTATCTCGCCCCGCGCGTCATCCTGACCACCGAGGCTGCCACCGCACTGGCCCAGGTAGAGTCACAGCTTGCGGTCTTCGGACTCGGCATCAAGGTGTTTGACGGGTACCGCCCGCAGCAGGCCGTGGACCACTTCGTTCGCTGGGGAAAGGCGCTGAATGACACCAAGATGAAGGCGCAGTTCTACCCGGACGTGGACAAGAAGAACCTGTTCAGGGACGGGTACATAGCCGAGAAATCCGGCCATTCACGCGGCTCCACCGTGGACCTGACCATCATTGACCTCACCACGGGGGCCGAGCTGGACATGGGCACGCCGTTCGACTTTTTCGGCCCGAAATCATGGCCCTCCAACAAGGACATGCCCGCACACGTCCGCGCCAACCGCGCCTTGCTGCAAAACGCCATGCTCCGCAATGGATTCAAGCCGCTGACCGAAGAGTGGTGGCACTTCACACTGCGCGACGAGCCGTACCCGGACACCTATTTCAATTTCCCGGTCCGGTAG
- a CDS encoding LysE family translocator: MTLETYTAFVLFAMVMTGTPGVGNLTMLAIGQTSGFRSSVPFLLGTTVGMICLNTLVSFGLGGVFMASPKTAWAMKIGGMGYILYLAWKIMVMQLSERRTDRRFSFLEGVFLHPANPKSWAMSVVGFSQISSPSMSLVEQATIFIPTFMVFQMTFHSLWGLGGAAIMRAMKSRAALTTVNGVLVTVMVGATMYALFV; encoded by the coding sequence ATGACGCTTGAGACATATACGGCATTCGTGCTGTTCGCGATGGTGATGACCGGCACGCCCGGAGTGGGCAACCTGACCATGCTGGCTATCGGGCAGACCTCCGGGTTCCGGTCCTCGGTGCCGTTTCTGCTCGGCACCACCGTGGGCATGATCTGCCTGAACACGCTGGTGAGCTTCGGGCTGGGCGGGGTGTTCATGGCCTCCCCGAAAACGGCGTGGGCCATGAAGATCGGCGGGATGGGCTATATTCTGTATCTGGCGTGGAAGATCATGGTCATGCAGTTGTCCGAGAGACGCACGGACCGGCGGTTCTCGTTTCTGGAGGGTGTTTTCCTGCATCCGGCCAACCCGAAAAGCTGGGCCATGTCCGTGGTGGGCTTCAGCCAGATATCGTCACCGTCCATGTCGCTGGTGGAGCAGGCCACCATTTTCATCCCCACATTCATGGTGTTCCAGATGACGTTCCATTCCCTCTGGGGCCTTGGCGGAGCGGCGATCATGCGCGCCATGAAATCACGGGCCGCGCTGACCACAGTCAACGGCGTGCTCGTGACGGTCATGGTGGGCGCGACCATGTATGCGCTGTTCGTGTAA
- a CDS encoding PLP-dependent aminotransferase family protein has protein sequence MTIWTTRLTGESGPLYKELADAIERDIADGKLLPGERLPTHRELADELGMNVSTVTRGYREAEKRGLLSGTVGRGTFVAADAATSTALVSFEPCRPGLIEMGLVSPLHHMDPDVADGFRRIARRRDPGAFMRYTDPRGLPEHRQAGAQWAARYGLETTPEDVIVCAGAQHALTCALSGLLRSGDRIATDALTYPGMKTLAAMLGIRLVPIAMDEHGMTPDSLDAACRRDKIKAVYLMPGVHNPTTVTMNTTRRRDIAHLAQKHDLIIIEDDAYDLTVPGTEPPVSSFAPERAVYVAGMSKSIAAGLRVAFIAAPRHMQKDLAQAVLNTIWMAPTLNAELAAIWINDGTADRTVEKKRIEAARRYMIACDIFEEFRFRGKQSGFYFWLDLPKPWTGKTFEAAALKAGVNVFGAEKFVVGETPVPAAARVSLTGTDSRKELRKGLMILREILEEE, from the coding sequence ATGACAATATGGACAACGCGCCTGACAGGGGAATCCGGCCCGCTCTACAAGGAGCTGGCTGATGCCATCGAACGGGACATCGCTGACGGAAAGCTGCTGCCCGGAGAACGGCTGCCCACGCACCGGGAACTGGCCGACGAACTCGGCATGAACGTGTCCACCGTGACGCGCGGATACCGCGAAGCGGAAAAACGGGGACTGCTCTCAGGCACGGTGGGGCGCGGCACGTTCGTGGCTGCGGATGCCGCCACTTCGACCGCGCTCGTGTCATTCGAACCCTGCCGCCCGGGACTCATCGAAATGGGGCTGGTCTCGCCGCTGCACCACATGGACCCGGACGTGGCAGACGGATTCCGGCGCATTGCCCGACGCAGGGACCCGGGCGCGTTCATGCGCTACACCGACCCGCGGGGGCTGCCGGAACATCGGCAAGCGGGCGCGCAGTGGGCGGCGCGATACGGTCTGGAAACCACCCCGGAAGACGTCATTGTCTGTGCAGGAGCACAGCACGCCCTCACCTGCGCCCTGAGCGGCCTGCTTCGCTCGGGAGACCGCATCGCCACGGACGCGCTCACCTATCCCGGCATGAAAACACTGGCCGCCATGCTCGGCATCCGGCTGGTGCCCATAGCCATGGACGAACACGGAATGACCCCGGACAGCCTTGACGCGGCCTGTCGCCGAGACAAAATCAAGGCCGTCTATCTCATGCCCGGAGTCCACAATCCCACCACCGTGACCATGAACACCACACGGCGCCGCGATATCGCCCATCTCGCACAGAAACACGATCTCATCATCATTGAGGACGACGCCTATGACCTCACCGTTCCGGGCACGGAACCGCCGGTCAGCAGTTTCGCACCGGAGCGCGCGGTCTATGTAGCAGGAATGTCCAAATCCATTGCAGCCGGGTTGCGCGTTGCCTTTATCGCCGCCCCACGCCACATGCAAAAGGATCTGGCGCAGGCAGTGCTCAACACCATCTGGATGGCACCGACCCTCAACGCGGAACTCGCCGCCATATGGATCAATGACGGCACTGCCGACCGTACTGTGGAAAAGAAACGTATCGAAGCGGCCCGCCGCTACATGATAGCCTGTGACATCTTCGAGGAGTTCCGGTTCCGGGGCAAGCAGAGCGGCTTCTATTTCTGGCTCGACCTGCCCAAGCCATGGACCGGGAAAACCTTCGAAGCCGCCGCACTCAAGGCGGGCGTCAACGTCTTTGGCGCGGAAAAATTCGTCGTGGGAGAAACACCGGTCCCTGCCGCAGCCCGAGTGTCACTCACCGGCACGGACAGCCGCAAGGAACTGCGTAAGGGCTTGATGATTTTGCGCGAGATTTTGGAAGAAGAATGA
- a CDS encoding DUF2959 domain-containing protein: MKRLVLAVTLLSLVFTMGCQKAYYSTMEKMGYDKREILADRVENARESQEEAKEQFANALERYKSVVSFDGGELEEKYNILNDEYETSESRAEEVRDRIESVEDVAEALFDEWAEEITQYSSSKLRRDSQNKLTATKGRYNKLIRAMKKASAKMDPVLAAFKDQVLYLKHNLNAKAIASLEGELTTIRSDVSTLIKEMERSIAEADAFIKTLK; the protein is encoded by the coding sequence ATGAAACGTCTTGTCCTTGCCGTCACGCTGTTGAGCCTTGTCTTCACCATGGGTTGTCAGAAGGCGTACTATTCGACCATGGAGAAAATGGGTTACGACAAACGCGAAATTCTGGCTGACCGGGTGGAAAACGCCCGCGAATCGCAGGAAGAGGCCAAGGAGCAGTTTGCCAACGCTTTGGAACGCTACAAGAGCGTGGTGAGTTTTGACGGCGGCGAGCTTGAGGAAAAGTACAATATTCTCAATGATGAATATGAAACCAGCGAATCGCGGGCCGAAGAGGTTCGTGACCGCATCGAATCCGTGGAAGATGTGGCCGAGGCGCTGTTCGACGAATGGGCCGAGGAGATTACGCAGTACTCCAGCTCCAAGCTGCGTAGGGACAGCCAGAATAAGCTGACCGCCACCAAGGGCCGTTACAACAAGCTGATCCGGGCCATGAAAAAGGCCAGCGCCAAGATGGACCCGGTCCTTGCCGCATTCAAGGATCAGGTGCTCTATCTCAAGCACAACCTCAACGCTAAGGCCATTGCTTCCCTTGAAGGCGAACTGACCACCATCCGTTCGGACGTTAGTACCCTCATCAAGGAGATGGAACGCTCCATCGCCGAGGCCGACGCCTTCATTAAGACGTTGAAATAA
- a CDS encoding LysR family transcriptional regulator ArgP: MLDYKLIEAFAAVVEAGGFEKGAALLHLTQSAVSQRVKLLEEQAGCVLLVRSSPPKPTTAGRNMLRHYRQVKRLEDDLGGGLGRETDGFTTLPVGVNADSLATWFFPAVNGYLDAEPVLLDIRVDDQEQTHGLLRDGEVLGCVSARAEAMQGCRVEYLGDMDYHLYGSPSYKTKWCKHGATLEMLEEAPMLIFNRKDEMHELIFAETFGEQPSRLNAFYMPSSEQFAPVIASGRGAGMVPEQQAAEYVERGEVVDLLPGHTVRVRLYWHCWNLASARLVELTEAMVKGARRELVQRA, encoded by the coding sequence ATGCTTGACTACAAATTGATTGAGGCGTTTGCCGCGGTGGTAGAGGCGGGCGGCTTTGAAAAGGGCGCGGCACTGCTGCATTTGACGCAATCTGCGGTGTCCCAGCGGGTAAAACTGCTGGAAGAGCAGGCCGGGTGCGTGCTGCTGGTGCGGTCGAGTCCGCCGAAGCCGACGACTGCTGGTCGGAATATGCTGAGGCATTACAGGCAGGTGAAGCGTCTGGAGGATGATCTCGGCGGCGGTCTGGGGCGCGAGACTGATGGCTTCACCACACTGCCGGTCGGGGTGAACGCGGATTCGCTGGCCACATGGTTTTTCCCGGCGGTGAATGGATATCTGGATGCCGAACCGGTGCTGCTTGATATCCGGGTGGACGATCAGGAACAGACGCATGGCCTGCTGCGCGACGGCGAAGTGCTGGGCTGCGTGAGCGCCCGTGCCGAGGCCATGCAGGGCTGTCGTGTCGAGTATTTGGGCGATATGGATTACCATTTGTATGGCAGTCCGTCATACAAAACGAAATGGTGTAAACATGGCGCTACGTTGGAGATGTTGGAAGAGGCTCCCATGCTGATTTTCAACCGCAAGGACGAGATGCATGAGCTGATTTTCGCGGAGACGTTCGGAGAGCAGCCGTCCCGGCTGAATGCGTTTTACATGCCGTCGTCCGAGCAGTTCGCGCCGGTCATCGCATCCGGGCGCGGGGCCGGGATGGTGCCGGAACAGCAGGCGGCGGAGTATGTGGAGCGGGGAGAGGTCGTTGATCTGCTGCCCGGGCATACGGTTCGGGTCCGGCTGTACTGGCACTGCTGGAATCTGGCTTCTGCGCGTCTTGTGGAACTCACCGAGGCTATGGTGAAGGGGGCGCGGCGGGAGCTTGTACAGCGGGCGTAA
- a CDS encoding LysE/ArgO family amino acid transporter, translated as MTTFIQGFGMGGGLILAIGAQNAFVLTQSVRRNHHLAVAALCILCDGILISLGVTGTGTMVASNPTLGMIAAWGGAAFLIWYGLTALMSAIRGGSLQTGDETEKTLRHTLMLTLAVTLLNPHVYLDTIVLMGSISGQFPTPDRYMFGLGAFAASFTWFTVLSLGGQMLAPVFRREITWRILDVLVCLTMWAIAGKLIRSELGI; from the coding sequence ATGACGACTTTCATACAGGGTTTTGGGATGGGTGGTGGATTGATTTTGGCGATCGGCGCGCAGAACGCATTTGTGCTGACGCAGAGTGTCCGGCGCAACCATCATCTGGCGGTGGCGGCACTGTGTATTTTGTGTGACGGGATACTTATCAGTCTGGGCGTCACGGGCACGGGCACCATGGTCGCATCGAACCCGACACTGGGCATGATCGCGGCATGGGGCGGCGCGGCATTCCTGATCTGGTACGGCCTGACGGCACTGATGTCGGCGATTCGGGGCGGTTCTCTCCAGACGGGCGATGAAACGGAAAAGACGCTCCGGCATACGCTGATGCTGACCTTGGCGGTGACGCTGCTGAACCCGCATGTCTATCTGGATACGATCGTGCTGATGGGCTCCATAAGCGGCCAGTTCCCGACCCCGGATCGGTACATGTTCGGGCTGGGCGCATTCGCCGCATCGTTTACGTGGTTCACTGTGCTGAGTCTGGGCGGCCAGATGCTCGCCCCGGTCTTCCGGCGCGAAATAACATGGCGCATTCTGGACGTTCTGGTCTGCCTGACCATGTGGGCCATCGCGGGTAAACTCATACGTAGCGAGCTCGGCATATAG